The Aedes albopictus strain Foshan chromosome 2, AalbF5, whole genome shotgun sequence region ACTTCAAATTATGTGTTTTAAAAACATTCCAATTATTTGGAACGATGattatgatttttttgtttgtatttcatCTGCAGTATCCTTTATTTCGTCCACTACTGTACACGTCCAAGTTTGGATCCGGCAGAATAGTGTCGTTGCGGTCTTGTGCATTCTCTCTTAGTAGTGAATAAGGGTTCCCATGGAGACCGACCAGTGCCATATGCGTTACAGCAGCCAGCAGCTCACCTGTAATAGGCGAGTCGTATCATTTCAAATGCCAACGCCATATCTGGCTTCGAAACAGCTACTGTTTGTTGTACTAAGAAGATATCTACTGTGTTTGAGTGACCTCCCTCATCGAAAAGGCAAGATGTAGCAATCAGCACCCTCCTAGTCCTGATGCTGATCAAACAAAATGTCTTTATACggtaggaaaaaaaatatgtgaagtCAAGTAGCAATCCGCGCGCGCAAACTGCGAAAATGTTAATTGATCAATCTCTGCTGGGCTGGGCGATTGTGTGACTGCGATGATTGATTGATAGTTGCGAACGAACGGCTGGAGGTGCGTTTGATGACCTTAACCGCATACAGCAATGCACAGGTGATGCGTGTGAGCCCCTTCTGAAGCGTCTGATGTGAGTGTTTTCGGATATGAATGATGAACTGAGGTTTTGAATTAGGAACAATAAAAGTTTTgacataaaattataaataactcaTATAGCAGTTATTTCAACAATACAGTATTGTTAGTTTTACTATTTCGATCAACAATGCAAAACTCTGACAATTTCTAAAGCTAATTATTTATGATAATGATTCAGGTAATCATAAAAATGTGACTTGAGAGTGAGCCAATGTTAAATCAGTGGATAACTGAGAGGTTTACAATAGTATATGATTTAGTGagctttttagaatttttaagttTTCCCTTCTTTCGTTTTACGAAAACTACACTTTAATATCATCAAATGTAAAGCTTTAAAATCTCTtctaaaatacacagaaattctCGTAGTTTCGCTACGTTTTGTAAAGACAGTCATTATTTAAGGCATGACCTACAATTTGTGAATAGGCGTTCAAGATTGATTGGAAAGCCGATCAAGCTAGCGCTTAGAAATACTTGAAGAGAACTGAGAGAGCGAGACGAACTCGCTACTGACTGTGTGACGTGAGTGAGAAGAACAAACCGCAATTATTGAGTGAGTGTTTTCCATGCTTGTTGGAAACGAGAAGTATCTGTTTATTGATATTCTATTGCATTACATCACGTCCAATTGATCTGCACCGACGCAAACCTCAATGTGCTTTTTCATATCCGTCCATGTCTGTCTGTGTTCGTTGCAAATCGGGCAGACGATATCCGAAACCACATCGGTGCTTTGTCCCTCTGGACTCGAGGGGACATCCTCCGGTGCACTTTCAGCAGCTTGATTGATCTTTTCCCTCATTAGATCAACCTGTTCCGTGAGTGATTTCCACTTGTCGACACTGGTCACCAGTAAAACGTCCTTCGCTTCGATCTCCCTTGCTTGTTGTTCGATTGTGTCACGATTCTTGACGGCCAACTCTTTCAAGGCGCACAGTTCAGCTTTCAGACGCGATACCTCGTCCAGGTAAATTTTAATCTAAATCGGATGAAAAAATGAGTTAAGACAACTAGTTTCGACAAACAAAAAGAAAACAATTCGAAATCTTACCTTATCCTCGCACTCTTTGTCCTTTTCGTGGATTTTGCGCTCCGAGTGCTCCATCAATCGCGCCTGGTTTCTTATGATGGACTCCCTATCGGAAACTCGTTTGTTCAGCTCGTCAATCACCGCCAGACTGGCACTTCGTTCAGTCTGAACAGCTTCCTTTATTTCTTTCAGCGTGTTTGCCAACGCAATCTTCTGCTCAATGGTTTGCATCGCTTGCATCTTCACTTCGGCGACGGCTTGCCTGAACTTTTCGTTTTCCGCTTGTAGTCTTGCAATCGCTTCGCGCTGATCGTTATCATCACGTTCTTTTCGATCGGTACCTTCCATCGTCTTGACGGGTTGAGGAATATTCCTAACTGAAAACCACGGATCTGTAGTCAACTCTGCCTCATTCGTTGCCTCCACGCTACTGATGTTGGAGACGCTGCCAGGTGTTGTAGATGCGGCAACCACTTGCTTGAGGTTCTCGATTTCCGCTTGTAGATTTGAATTTGTCTCGCGTTGATAGCCTCTCGTATCATTTTGATCTTTTCGATCGTAGCTTTCTTTCGGTGACAGCGCAGTCTTCTGCTCCAGTGTCTGCATTGCCTGTTCCTCAGCTGCAATAACTTGCTTGAGCATTTCGTTTCCCTCTTGTAGTATTGCAATTGCCTCGTGGTGTTCTTCTAGATCGATGCTTTCCGTCGCCTTGGCACACTCCATTTCTTTCCGTGCAGTCTTCTGCTCCAGAGTCTGCATTGCCTGTCTCTCCGTTGCAATGACATGCTTGAGCTTTTCGTTTCCCGCTTCTAGTATTGCAACCAGCTCACGCTGCACATCGAACAACGAATCATGTTCTTTCAGATTGGTGCTTTCAGAAACGTTCATAGCCAGATCTGCCTCATTCGTTGTCTCCACGCTACAATTGTTGGAAGCGCTGTAGGGCGTTGAAGATGCCTGAGCTGGTTCTTCCAATGATTGCGAACGTTGCAAATCCTTTGACCGCGGCTCAGAAGTCGTTTCTTCTCGATTCGTCACATTGCTGGGATTACTTTCGAGTGATGCCTCCTGCCGATGTCCGTCTTTTACAGCACTACGCTTGCGGAGCTCTTCGGCTGTCAAGCGATAATAAAACGGATTGGACGTGTTCCTGGTATCCTCAAACAGCGAATCATCTGCTTCGCTTACACTGGTGTCGCTGGTGATGACAATCGCAGGTACACCAGGACGCACATTCGCAGCGGTCAGCCCTTTCGAAGTACTTGGCTGGCACTCCACCACGGGTACAACTCTTGGCAACCCATCCTGTTTCCCGTCTTGAGTCTGGCTTGTCTTCATCTGACTGTGTTCGTCCATTATACGCTCGAGTTCGCAAACCGCATCTGCCGGAATCGACAAATGCACCAGACTTGGAAAGGCCTGGAACAGGCTGGATCTGGTTCCGCTCGTTCCCGACGAACTCGGTTCGCGTACGTTGGATGAGCACCGTGTTGGTGTGGATGATGCCTGCGCTGTTTCATCTTGGTTGATCGCGCTGCCGTAGTTGGACACGCCGGAAACATTCTGGAAACTTCCCTCTGTGGAAGAAGTAAAGGTAGATCCAAGGATCACAAACGAATCTTCACTAGACATGCTGATGTCACTGATGAGATGAACACAAAAACGATTTTTGCACTAATCCAAGGAACGTCTGCTCCAGTAGAATGGTGAAATAGATCTAAGGTACAATATCAGATGTTAGGGGAAAAATCTCGATTTATTAGCTAGGTATATAATGCAGGTAGATTTTTCATGCAGACATGATGTATTTACTCAAAATCGTAGGTACGAAGTTGTAGGCAAGCTGACCGTTTTGTAATTGCCATTCTCCTATTTTCTTAAACAGCAATCTGAAACCACTACTTTTTTATGTTTCTCGATGTATGTGAATCGTTTGCTTGAGAAACCACATAAGGGGCATCCATaaaagattttgtattttttggctGATTTCAAATATCCCCTCCcactcgtagcatattttcccatacctaatacatacaGATACTCTCTCCTACCCCCTAAAATAGTACGTCATTCAAGGACGCTGCTCAAGTCTTTTCGACATAATTCCAAAAATTCTACTTAGAAACTGTTGTACATGGCCACTTCCTATATTTCTTTTTCTTTGGATACATGAATCATGCATCAATGGGGGAATACGAAGCGTACGGCCAATTCGAATTTAACAGTTGATTCATGGGAAAAATGAATT contains the following coding sequences:
- the LOC109402579 gene encoding titin homolog, producing MSSEDSFVILGSTFTSSTEGSFQNVSGVSNYGSAINQDETAQASSTPTRCSSNVREPSSSGTSGTRSSLFQAFPSLVHLSIPADAVCELERIMDEHSQMKTSQTQDGKQDGLPRVVPVVECQPSTSKGLTAANVRPGVPAIVITSDTSVSEADDSLFEDTRNTSNPFYYRLTAEELRKRSAVKDGHRQEASLESNPSNVTNREETTSEPRSKDLQRSQSLEEPAQASSTPYSASNNCSVETTNEADLAMNVSESTNLKEHDSLFDVQRELVAILEAGNEKLKHVIATERQAMQTLEQKTARKEMECAKATESIDLEEHHEAIAILQEGNEMLKQVIAAEEQAMQTLEQKTALSPKESYDRKDQNDTRGYQRETNSNLQAEIENLKQVVAASTTPGSVSNISSVEATNEAELTTDPWFSVRNIPQPVKTMEGTDRKERDDNDQREAIARLQAENEKFRQAVAEVKMQAMQTIEQKIALANTLKEIKEAVQTERSASLAVIDELNKRVSDRESIIRNQARLMEHSERKIHEKDKECEDKIKIYLDEVSRLKAELCALKELAVKNRDTIEQQAREIEAKDVLLVTSVDKWKSLTEQVDLMREKINQAAESAPEDVPSSPEGQSTDVVSDIVCPICNEHRQTWTDMKKHIEVCVGADQLDVM